The Cloacibacterium sp. TD35 region AATTTTGCAGAAATGGCTGTGAATTATGGCTTAAATCTTCACCCTAATTCTATCGAACTGAAAGTTAAGCAATTAGAAGTCTTTTTAGAACTCGAAAAATATGTTCAAGCTCGCCAATTAATTGAAGAGTTGAAACCTTCATGTTCAGAAAGCACCGACTTTTTGGTTTGTTGTGCCAAATATTATTCCAACAACGGAAATCCTAGAAAATCAATAGAATTTTGCGAAAAAGCATTAGAACTTGAAGAGGAAGAAAGTTTCCTGCATAATTTCATTGCAGATGAATATTACAACCTCCAAGACCCTTTTAATGCATTGAAAAACTACAAATTAGCATTAAAACACGATCCTCAAGATGAATATGCGCTAGAAAGTGCGATGATGTGTTATGGCGAAATGAATCGTCATGCTGAAGCAGAAGAATTTTTGCAAAATTATATCAATCAGTTTCCTTTTTCAGAAACCGCTTGGTTTGAAATGGGACAATTCTATTTCAACCGAAAAAACTACGAAAAAGCGATTCAGTCTTTTGATTATTTACTAGCTATTAATTCTGATTCGGCTGGAGTTTATGCAAATAAAGCAGCGTGTTATGAAGCTATGGAACAATGGCAAAAAGCGATTGAGGTTTATCAGGAACAGCTAGAATTAGAATATACCAAAGCTTTTACGTATTACAAAATTGGATTGTGCTATAAAGCGGCCAAAAAAAATATGGAAGCGCTTCGTGCTTTTCAGAAATCTTTAAGAGAAGACCCTCAGTTTTATCTTTCGATGATGGAGCAAAGCGACATTTATTTGGAAATGGGAAGCATGAAAGAAGCTTTACACTTTGCTAAAGAAGCAGTTGCGCTGAATGAAAATAACCTAGAATTCCAGAAGAAATTAGCCTTTCTTTACATAGATTCTGGCAGATTCGAAGAATCGCTTTCTTGTCTGAAAAAATTAGTAGATGTAGAGCCAAAAAGATTCTACAATTGGTATGCATACAGCGAAGTGATTATGCTTATCGGAGAATATGAAGATGCGATTACCGTTTTAGAACAAGCCACTAAAATTCACCAAAGGGCAGAATTGTATTATCAGCTCAGCAATTCTTATCTTCACTTAAATGATGTGGAAAACGGACAAAAAGCATTGCAAAAAGCCCTAGAATTAGATGAAAGTCTTTCTAGCGATATGCAAGAAAAATATCCTTTTATTAAGGAGCAAATTTCTAAAGAAAAGAGTAAAAATAAATAGCAAATCCCGAGAAATTCTCGGGATTTTTTTTATTTATAATTCTGCTCTAAAAACCAAATAAATTCCTCCATTCTGTAAACATTATTCGCAACCAAGAAAACGAATAAAATTCCCACAAAAACCGTCAGAAAAGAAAGCGTTTTTGGAGAATTTTTATACCCGAAAAACAACCATCCCAACATCATCGGAACTACAAAAATGAAATGCCCACCATAAATATAAGAAGTATGCAAACCAAACTTCAAAACGCAATGAATGATGATATCTACGAAAAATGAAAGCATTAAAATCTGTACAAATTTGTTTTTGAAGTTTTTAAAATAACTCCAAAAAACAAGAACCAGAACTGCGCCAACGAAAATATACGGAGCTACTGATGTGAAAACATCCATAAATAGGGCGTTGTAATGGAAGCCTTTTTTATTGTGATAGTCTCTCACCACAAAATTAGAAAAAATCATATTTCCCCCTAAAAACCAAGACGAAATCATGTCCCAAAGTGGTGTAACCTTCGGTTTTGAGAATTTCTCGTATTGTTCACCTGTTTTAGTGAAAATCCTCATGTAGTCCCAATCTAATCGGTATAAAAATAACAACACGAAAACCGCTGCTGAAATCACAACTCTAATCGCGGCATTGAAAAAGTTTTTAAAATTCTTGAATAAACCTTTCTCAAAAAGGATAGGAATGTAGACTTTTACAATATTCGTAATGGTTAAACCACCTACTAAAACCGAAGCAAAAGTGAGCGGAAATAGAGAAATTTTCTTTTCTTTTTTGAGTTTTGCCGCTGCGTAATAATTAAAAGCTACCAAAAACAGCAAAGTATAAGTATAAGTTTCTGGCGTGAACGAAAGCAGAATTGGAGTTGTAAAAAAAGCAAAGAAAAAGGTAATTAATACATTGATTTTCAAAGGAATCCTTACAATATTTCTTAAATATTTAAACAACTGAACCAAAGCCAAACTCACAGCAAAATTACTGCACCAAGCCAAAACCAAACGGAAAATTTCATTCTTTTTACCATCCGAAATCCAAAGAGCAAATTCTCTGATAAAATCGAAGAAATAATTAGAAAGCGGATGTCTCTCGAAACCACCACCTGTCATTACAATCGAGCGATTATCAAAACTGAAATAAGCGTCCCAAGGAATTCTATCATCATATATAATTCTATAATTCAGGGCGATATAGCTTCCTAAAATTCCGTAAGAAGTGAGGAAAATAACAAACAAAACCCATTCTACCCCATTGCTTGGGAATATCAGTTTTAAAGTGTCTTTGAATTTTTTCAAGGATAAAATTTTTGCAAAAATATGGTTTTTAAATGCAAAGAGCGCAAAGAATATTTTACAAATCAACTGTTTTGATGTTCGCAAATATACTTCTACGAAGAACAAGAAAGTGAACTGCAACCCACTACTCCTTCATATTTTTCTGGTCTTTTCACTGAAAATTCTGGGTAGATTTCTTTATAAGGTTTTTGTAAAGCTTTCCAAAGTTTGTCAAAAAGTTCTGTTTTGCCTTCTTCCATTTCTGCAATGCAATCGTAAAGCAGATAGTTTCTCAAGACAAATTTCGGATTGGCTTTTTGCATGATTTTTCGGCTTTCTTCTTTGGAAATTTGATTATAAGAAAGTCTTTGTCTGTAATTTTCAACAAATTCTATAACCAAAGTTTCTTGTTCTTTATTCAAGTTTTGATAGAAAGATTTTTTGAAATGCTCATCGATATTTGTACCTTCTTCAAGGCTTTCTAACTGACTGAAAAACAACGTATAGTCTATAGAAATTTCTTCCATTAATTTTTGCCAAGAAGTAAAGAAATCTGCATCGTATCTTTCTAATTTTTCAAACCCGAATTTCTTCGCCATCATTTCATCATGCTTTTTCCAAAACATTTCGCTATAATCAATTAAGATTTTTTCCAGCGCTGCTTCATCTTTAATTAATGGGAAAAGTGCATTCGCCAATTGAATTAAATTCCAATGGGCTATGTGTGCTTGCTTACCGAAAGCGTATCTTCTTCCTGGTAAATCGGTTGTATTTGAAGTGAAATTCAAATTATATTCATCTAAAAATGAGAATGGGCCGTAATCTATCGTATTACCAATAATGCTCATATTATCAGTATTCATTACGCCATGTGTAAATCCTACTCTAATCCATTCTACAATCATATCGGCGGTTTTTTCGCCCACTATTTTGAAAAATTCCAGATATTTTTCGGTTGAGTTTTTATCAATTTCTGAGAAATAATTTTCGATGGTAAAATCTGCTAATTTTTGTAAAGTATCCAATTCATTTCTTGCTGCTAACAACTCAAAATGCCCAAAACGAAGAAACGTTTCCGAAGTTCTGATGACAACTGCTCCTTGCTCGAAATCTACATTTCCGTTGTACATGATATCTCGAGCCACTTTTTCTCCAGAAAGCGAAAGAGAAAGCGCTCTTGTAGTAGGAATTCCCAAGTGAAACATGGCTTCACTCATGAGATATTCTCTGATAGATGAACGCAACACGGCTCTACCATCAGCATGACGAGAGTAAGGAGTTGCGCCCGCACCTTTCCATTGAATTTCTGTTGATTTTCCTTCAGAATTTTGGATTTCTCCGGCATAAATGGCTCTTCCGTCACCTAATTGACCAGCCCATTGTCCGAACTGATGACCTGCATAAGCGGTAGAAAAAGTTTTCACGTTTTCTGAAAGTTTGGTAGCATTCAAAAAGTCTGTATCTTCTTGGTTTTCAATTTTTCCTAAGCCTATTTCTTCGGCTAGATTTTCGTTAAAGTGCAATAACTGCGCTTTTTTGAATCCATAAATATCGGTAAGTGCAAAAAAGAAATTGGGAGTTTGTCTTTGCGCAGGATTTCCTGAAAAGTCTCCTGGAAAAAGATCTAAATATTTCTGTGTAATTTTATCTAAATTCATTTTGCAAAACTAAATGATTTTCAAGAAAAAACCGCTTCAAATAAGATTGAAACGGTTTATAAGTTTTATTGATTGAAATCTACTTCGTCTTTGTTCAGATTTTCGTTGAGATTTTCTTCTTTTGGTTTATTGCTTTTAGGCTGATTGTCTTTTGGTTTAGGATTTTTTATTTGGTCTATGGTTTGTAATCCGCCATCATCTCCATAACCTCCAAGTCCCTGTAAATCTGCACAATCACCCGTCCAATTAGAAGGTTTGGCAAATTTATCATCTGGTGTAATTCCCAGTTTTTTATCTGCCCAAATTTTCTTCATGAAAATTCCCCAAATCGGCAATGCCATTCTAGCACCTTGACCTTCACCTGTACTCCAGAAGTGGGTTGCTCTGTCTTCCCAGCCTACCCAAACTCCTGTTGCTAGATTAGGTGTAATTCCCATGAACCAACCATCTGAGTTGTTCTGAGTAGTTCCTGTTTTACCAGCTATTTCTACAGTATCAGGAATTCCCATTCTTCTTAACTGCCCAGAAGCTGTACCGAATCTTGTAACGCCTTTCATCAAGTCTATCATGGTATAGGCGTACATTTCGTTCATGACTTCTTTGGTTTCGTTTTTCACCTCTTTAATCACTCTACCATTTGCATCTTCTATACGCCAAACCATTTCTGGTTTTATGTAATTTCCATAATTTGCAAAAGTACTGTATGCTCCCAACATTTCATAAATGGTAATATCTGTAGAACCTAGAGCGATTGCATATTCATTAGGCATTTCTTCTGTTACTCCTAAATCTCTAGCCAATTGGATTACTTTTTTAGGACTTACAGATTCTATTAGTCTTACTGCAACTGGGTTTTTAGAATGTGCCAATGCGTCTCTCAAAGTAAGATTACTGCCGTTACCTTCTACTACCCAATCTCCTTTAGTGTATCTAGCATTAGACACGGTAGAACAAGGGGTCATTCCTAAATTCATAATGGCAGTAGCGTATACAAACGGTTTAAATGTAGAACCTACTTGTCTTTTTCCTTGCTTTACGTGGTCATATTGAAAATGTTTCCAGTCGATTCCTCCTACCCAAGCTTTAATATCACCTGTTGCCGGTTCCATAGACATTAAACCTGCTTGTGCAATTTGCTTATGATATCTGATTGAATCATATGGAGACATTTCGGTTTCTTTTTCTCCTTCCCAAGTAAAGATGGTGGTTTTGGTTGGCGTTTTGAAATCCATCATAATAGAATCTTCTGAAACACCTTCTGCAGCCAATTGTTTATATCGACCTGTTCTTTTCATTGCAGCCAACATAATGCCGTCAATTTGATCTTTTTTCAAGAAATAGAAAGGTCTATTAGGATTTCTGCGTTGTTCTTCGTCAAAGCTTTTCTGAAGACTAGTCATATGTTCCTTAATGGCTTCTTCTGCATATTTCTGCATTTTAGAATCTAAGGTTACAAAGATTTTAAGACCGTCTCTGTAAATATTTACATCTTTACCTGTCTCTTTTTCGTATTCTTCTAGGTAATTATTGATTTCTTTTCTTAAATAATGCTTATAGTAAGCAGAATATCCTTCGTCTACAGATTCTACAGGATGGAAATCTACTACAATGGGTTCCGCCACCACTTTGTCATAAGTAGCTTGGTCTATATAGTTGGTTTTAAGCATTTGCTCTAGAACCACATTTCTTCTGTCTTTGGCCTTTTCAGGATATTTTATCGGGTTATTTCTTACTGGATTTTCGAGCATTGCTACAAAAGTAGCTGCTTCTGAAAGCGTAAGTTCTTTGGTTGATTTATTGAAATAAATTTTAGAAGCGAGTTCTATTCCATTTGCATTGTGCAAGAAATCAAACTTATTAAAATAAAGCGTGATGATTTCTTCTTTGGTATATCTTTTCTCCAAACT contains the following coding sequences:
- a CDS encoding tetratricopeptide repeat protein, which produces MEEFFENELAKKFEDMIENNEQFYFDTEEVEDIVIFYLEMGDINFAEMAVNYGLNLHPNSIELKVKQLEVFLELEKYVQARQLIEELKPSCSESTDFLVCCAKYYSNNGNPRKSIEFCEKALELEEEESFLHNFIADEYYNLQDPFNALKNYKLALKHDPQDEYALESAMMCYGEMNRHAEAEEFLQNYINQFPFSETAWFEMGQFYFNRKNYEKAIQSFDYLLAINSDSAGVYANKAACYEAMEQWQKAIEVYQEQLELEYTKAFTYYKIGLCYKAAKKNMEALRAFQKSLREDPQFYLSMMEQSDIYLEMGSMKEALHFAKEAVALNENNLEFQKKLAFLYIDSGRFEESLSCLKKLVDVEPKRFYNWYAYSEVIMLIGEYEDAITVLEQATKIHQRAELYYQLSNSYLHLNDVENGQKALQKALELDESLSSDMQEKYPFIKEQISKEKSKNK
- a CDS encoding DUF6080 domain-containing protein, giving the protein MKKFKDTLKLIFPSNGVEWVLFVIFLTSYGILGSYIALNYRIIYDDRIPWDAYFSFDNRSIVMTGGGFERHPLSNYFFDFIREFALWISDGKKNEIFRLVLAWCSNFAVSLALVQLFKYLRNIVRIPLKINVLITFFFAFFTTPILLSFTPETYTYTLLFLVAFNYYAAAKLKKEKKISLFPLTFASVLVGGLTITNIVKVYIPILFEKGLFKNFKNFFNAAIRVVISAAVFVLLFLYRLDWDYMRIFTKTGEQYEKFSKPKVTPLWDMISSWFLGGNMIFSNFVVRDYHNKKGFHYNALFMDVFTSVAPYIFVGAVLVLVFWSYFKNFKNKFVQILMLSFFVDIIIHCVLKFGLHTSYIYGGHFIFVVPMMLGWLFFGYKNSPKTLSFLTVFVGILFVFLVANNVYRMEEFIWFLEQNYK
- a CDS encoding penicillin-binding protein 1A, which gives rise to MENTVKQGSTLNFPLPPKKQKNFGYKKWVKFIWLGLGGIILGTAFLFFAVSQGIVGDMPDVNELENPDIYVASEIISSDGVTLGKFEKEKTIPVTYKDLPPHLVYALMAKEDERFREHSGIDLQAFARAVAYGGKRGGGSTISQQLAKLLFTKGASQNKFQRAFQKLKEWSVAVSLEKRYTKEEIITLYFNKFDFLHNANGIELASKIYFNKSTKELTLSEAATFVAMLENPVRNNPIKYPEKAKDRRNVVLEQMLKTNYIDQATYDKVVAEPIVVDFHPVESVDEGYSAYYKHYLRKEINNYLEEYEKETGKDVNIYRDGLKIFVTLDSKMQKYAEEAIKEHMTSLQKSFDEEQRRNPNRPFYFLKKDQIDGIMLAAMKRTGRYKQLAAEGVSEDSIMMDFKTPTKTTIFTWEGEKETEMSPYDSIRYHKQIAQAGLMSMEPATGDIKAWVGGIDWKHFQYDHVKQGKRQVGSTFKPFVYATAIMNLGMTPCSTVSNARYTKGDWVVEGNGSNLTLRDALAHSKNPVAVRLIESVSPKKVIQLARDLGVTEEMPNEYAIALGSTDITIYEMLGAYSTFANYGNYIKPEMVWRIEDANGRVIKEVKNETKEVMNEMYAYTMIDLMKGVTRFGTASGQLRRMGIPDTVEIAGKTGTTQNNSDGWFMGITPNLATGVWVGWEDRATHFWSTGEGQGARMALPIWGIFMKKIWADKKLGITPDDKFAKPSNWTGDCADLQGLGGYGDDGGLQTIDQIKNPKPKDNQPKSNKPKEENLNENLNKDEVDFNQ
- a CDS encoding protein adenylyltransferase SelO: MNLDKITQKYLDLFPGDFSGNPAQRQTPNFFFALTDIYGFKKAQLLHFNENLAEEIGLGKIENQEDTDFLNATKLSENVKTFSTAYAGHQFGQWAGQLGDGRAIYAGEIQNSEGKSTEIQWKGAGATPYSRHADGRAVLRSSIREYLMSEAMFHLGIPTTRALSLSLSGEKVARDIMYNGNVDFEQGAVVIRTSETFLRFGHFELLAARNELDTLQKLADFTIENYFSEIDKNSTEKYLEFFKIVGEKTADMIVEWIRVGFTHGVMNTDNMSIIGNTIDYGPFSFLDEYNLNFTSNTTDLPGRRYAFGKQAHIAHWNLIQLANALFPLIKDEAALEKILIDYSEMFWKKHDEMMAKKFGFEKLERYDADFFTSWQKLMEEISIDYTLFFSQLESLEEGTNIDEHFKKSFYQNLNKEQETLVIEFVENYRQRLSYNQISKEESRKIMQKANPKFVLRNYLLYDCIAEMEEGKTELFDKLWKALQKPYKEIYPEFSVKRPEKYEGVVGCSSLSCSS